Proteins from a genomic interval of Paenibacillus sp. FSL H8-0048:
- the glmM gene encoding phosphoglucosamine mutase produces MGKYFGTDGVRGVANRELTAEMAYSIGRCGGYVLAGNVEKPKVVIGMDTRISGPLLESALIAGLLSIGADVIRLGVVSTPAVAYITRLLKADAGVMISASHNPVEDNGIKFFGGDGFKLTDETELRIEELMDAEQDELPRPVGSGLGTLRVDDQAKYLYLEYLKTTIDQSFKGTKVVLDCAHGAAYELAPRLFKELGAEVIAIGAEPDGLNINDGFGSTHPETLRAEVLRHGADLGLAFDGDADRLIAIDENGDEVDGDFILCICGDAMNRAGKLKDGTIVSTVMSNIGFYKATEKLALNTAKTAVGDRYVMEEMRRGGYNLGGEQSGHVIFLDYNTTGDGILTAIQLVNTMKASGKKLSTLKSMMTKYPQVLVNVRVQDKTNYPNNPAIEAAIIEVESKLGDNGRVLVRPSGTEPLIRVMAEGPDKAELDLFVGQIVEVVQRELV; encoded by the coding sequence ATGGGTAAGTATTTCGGAACAGACGGCGTACGCGGGGTGGCTAACCGTGAACTAACAGCAGAAATGGCCTACAGTATTGGACGCTGCGGGGGATATGTGCTGGCAGGAAATGTGGAAAAGCCTAAAGTGGTCATCGGGATGGATACACGAATCTCCGGTCCGCTGCTTGAATCGGCACTGATTGCCGGCTTGTTGTCCATTGGGGCAGATGTGATCCGTCTGGGTGTAGTCTCTACACCTGCTGTAGCTTATATCACTAGATTGCTGAAGGCGGATGCCGGAGTGATGATCTCTGCTTCACATAATCCGGTGGAGGATAACGGAATCAAGTTCTTCGGCGGAGACGGCTTCAAGCTGACGGATGAAACGGAGCTGCGCATCGAGGAGCTGATGGATGCCGAGCAGGATGAGCTGCCACGTCCGGTAGGATCGGGTCTGGGCACGCTGCGGGTGGATGATCAAGCGAAATACCTCTACCTGGAGTATCTGAAGACCACCATCGACCAGAGCTTCAAGGGTACGAAGGTGGTGCTTGACTGCGCACACGGCGCAGCCTATGAACTAGCACCGCGATTATTCAAGGAACTGGGCGCAGAAGTGATTGCCATTGGGGCAGAGCCGGACGGGCTGAATATCAACGACGGCTTTGGCTCCACACACCCGGAGACTCTGCGTGCAGAGGTGCTGCGGCATGGTGCGGATCTGGGACTTGCTTTTGACGGGGATGCGGACCGCTTGATTGCTATTGATGAGAACGGCGACGAGGTGGATGGAGACTTCATTCTCTGCATTTGCGGGGATGCGATGAACCGTGCAGGGAAGCTGAAGGACGGCACTATTGTATCTACAGTAATGAGTAACATCGGGTTCTACAAGGCGACAGAGAAGCTGGCGCTGAATACGGCGAAGACCGCCGTCGGCGACCGTTATGTCATGGAAGAGATGCGCCGCGGCGGCTATAATCTGGGCGGGGAGCAATCCGGCCATGTGATTTTCCTGGACTATAATACTACGGGTGACGGAATTCTGACTGCGATTCAACTGGTGAATACCATGAAGGCTTCCGGCAAAAAGCTAAGCACACTGAAGTCCATGATGACTAAATATCCGCAGGTGCTGGTCAATGTGCGGGTGCAGGACAAAACCAATTATCCGAACAATCCGGCCATTGAGGCCGCGATCATAGAGGTAGAAAGCAAGCTGGGCGACAATGGGCGTGTCCTGGTGCGTCCTTCGGGAACCGAGCCGCTGATCCGTGTAATGGCCGAAGGGCCGGATAAGGCGGAGCTGGATCTTTTTGTAGGGCAGATTGTTGAAGTGGTTCAGCGCGAGCTGGTGTAA
- the glmS gene encoding glutamine--fructose-6-phosphate transaminase (isomerizing): MCGIVGYIGNQNSQGILVEGLKKLEYRGYDSAGIAVFTKDGLQVVKAQGRMANLESRLDATPLTGSAGIGHTRWATHGKPSDENSHPHTDNSHKFSVVHNGIVENYLDLKEELIAGGCHFTSETDTEVISHLIAREYKGDIVKAVQQAISYMRGAFALGVLTEYEPDKLVAVRQASPLIIGLGDGENFIGSDIPALLEYTRNVYILNDGEMAVLTRDAVELMTIEGNFISREMITVDWDAVTAEKGGYEHFMLKEIHEQPKAYRDTMRGRMNAEGNKVILPELNLTEEQIKNIRNIQVVACGTAYNAGLVGRNLIESLVRIPVENDIASEYRYRSPIVTPETLVIVVSQSGETADTLAALREGQANGAHVLAITNVVGSSIAREADSVLVTLAGPEIAVASTKAYTSQLIAFTLLGLYLAEVRGTQSEAEVTKILAAMQSLPEQVEVILSQKDAIKAYAEQIAEHKHLFFIGRGVDYAVAQEGSLKLKEISYIHSEAYAAGELKHGTLALIEEGVPVIALATLESVLEKTVSNIKEVKARGAHVMAITHEEHKDDLLRSVDQVFVIPQTLPLLTAALSVVTLQLLAYYASLALGHDVDKPRNLAKSVTVE, encoded by the coding sequence ATGTGTGGTATTGTAGGATATATTGGTAATCAGAATTCGCAGGGGATCTTGGTCGAGGGTCTGAAGAAACTGGAATATCGCGGGTATGATTCCGCTGGTATTGCTGTGTTCACGAAGGATGGTCTGCAGGTGGTAAAAGCACAGGGACGTATGGCGAACCTGGAATCCCGTCTGGACGCGACTCCGCTGACAGGCAGCGCCGGGATCGGTCACACACGCTGGGCTACACACGGCAAGCCATCCGATGAGAACTCTCATCCTCACACTGACAACAGTCACAAATTCTCGGTAGTACACAACGGGATTGTCGAGAATTACCTGGATCTCAAGGAAGAGCTGATTGCCGGAGGATGCCACTTCACCTCTGAGACAGATACAGAAGTTATCTCCCACCTGATTGCCCGCGAATACAAGGGAGATATCGTTAAGGCGGTACAGCAGGCGATTTCTTACATGCGCGGAGCGTTTGCTCTGGGTGTACTGACTGAATATGAACCGGATAAGCTGGTAGCTGTGCGTCAAGCGAGCCCGCTGATCATCGGTCTGGGCGATGGCGAGAACTTTATCGGGTCTGATATTCCGGCACTGCTAGAATACACCCGCAACGTATATATTCTGAACGACGGCGAAATGGCTGTATTGACACGGGATGCTGTCGAACTGATGACGATTGAAGGCAACTTTATTTCTCGGGAAATGATTACTGTCGATTGGGATGCCGTTACCGCAGAAAAGGGCGGTTATGAGCACTTCATGCTGAAAGAAATCCACGAGCAGCCTAAGGCATACCGCGATACCATGCGCGGACGGATGAATGCGGAAGGCAACAAAGTCATTCTGCCTGAGCTTAACCTGACAGAAGAACAAATCAAGAACATCCGCAATATCCAAGTGGTAGCTTGCGGTACTGCATATAATGCCGGATTGGTTGGACGTAACCTGATTGAGTCCCTGGTACGCATTCCTGTAGAGAATGATATCGCTTCTGAATACCGTTACCGTTCACCAATCGTAACTCCAGAGACACTGGTTATCGTAGTGAGCCAATCGGGTGAAACTGCTGATACACTGGCTGCACTTCGTGAAGGTCAAGCGAATGGAGCTCATGTACTTGCAATCACTAACGTAGTAGGCAGCTCTATTGCCCGGGAAGCAGACAGTGTACTGGTTACGCTGGCTGGTCCAGAAATCGCTGTAGCCTCGACCAAGGCTTACACTTCCCAGCTGATCGCATTCACTTTGCTGGGTCTGTATCTGGCAGAAGTACGCGGCACACAGTCTGAGGCTGAGGTTACGAAGATTCTGGCCGCTATGCAGTCTCTGCCGGAGCAAGTTGAAGTCATTCTGAGTCAAAAAGACGCGATTAAAGCCTATGCCGAGCAAATCGCTGAGCACAAGCACCTGTTCTTCATCGGCCGCGGCGTAGATTACGCTGTAGCTCAGGAAGGCTCGCTGAAGCTCAAGGAAATCTCCTACATTCACTCGGAAGCCTATGCTGCGGGTGAACTGAAGCATGGTACCCTGGCCCTGATCGAAGAAGGCGTTCCTGTCATCGCTCTGGCTACCCTGGAATCCGTGCTCGAGAAGACCGTCAGCAATATCAAAGAAGTAAAAGCCCGTGGCGCTCATGTCATGGCCATCACCCACGAAGAGCACAAAGACGACCTGCTCCGCTCTGTTGACCAGGTATTCGTGATCCCTCAGACCCTGCCGCTGCTTACCGCTGCATTGTCAGTAGTTACGCTGCAGTTGCTGGCCTACTACGCATCTCTGGCCCTGGGTCATGATGTCGATAAGCCAAGAAACCTGGCGAAGAGTGTTACTGTGGAGTAG
- a CDS encoding CdaR family protein: MDKWMKNNNFNKILALALGIILWTIVHVDTAPTYQTTVNTESKTIENVKVEIEGFDSENYVLTKDVDSVRMEVMGKKSDLTYKFSDAYRVWLDLKDVKPGDNTLPLMYSTPSGVTLEAMVPNQVNVHIEPRTTKSFPVSLNIMGEPAAGYEVGSPVIDPVSVEVTLPASDLARVAKVQGKVELDGQNETFSEKRLKLFALDSKGNTLEDAVIEPSTVAVELPVTLPSKTLPLDISFTGSLPGSLVLSRVTPEQDMVTVYGSAETLKTLSSYEAVLDLSTIKNAGTEQMKLELKPPEGTGKIEPAAMTVAVSAAEITERTLSAIPIKLEGVSSGLTARVIDPGGATIDLTLSGAPTLLDQLDQDSISVVADVVGLTAGVHDVTLQVSLPRFITLQNAASQLVAKVELSAPAAPAATAAPDSSPASSSPTPEPSAEPASGDETLVEPTPEHTGEIIEETPAPTHIPLETAEPTPPASGNNADSTGGT; this comes from the coding sequence ATGGATAAGTGGATGAAGAATAACAACTTCAACAAGATCCTTGCCCTGGCTCTGGGGATTATTCTGTGGACCATTGTGCATGTGGATACCGCACCAACGTACCAGACTACGGTTAATACCGAATCGAAGACGATTGAGAATGTCAAAGTGGAGATTGAAGGCTTCGACAGTGAGAATTATGTACTGACCAAGGATGTGGATAGCGTCAGGATGGAGGTAATGGGCAAGAAGTCCGATCTGACCTACAAGTTCTCCGATGCCTACCGGGTATGGCTGGATCTGAAGGATGTGAAGCCCGGCGATAACACACTTCCGCTGATGTATTCGACTCCAAGTGGTGTAACCCTGGAAGCTATGGTCCCGAATCAGGTGAATGTGCATATCGAGCCGCGGACGACCAAGTCTTTTCCCGTCTCACTGAATATTATGGGAGAGCCGGCAGCAGGCTATGAAGTAGGCAGTCCTGTGATTGACCCGGTATCTGTGGAAGTTACCCTTCCGGCTAGTGATCTTGCACGGGTAGCGAAGGTGCAGGGGAAGGTGGAGCTGGATGGGCAAAATGAGACTTTTAGCGAGAAGAGGCTGAAGCTCTTTGCTCTTGACAGTAAGGGGAATACGCTGGAGGATGCGGTCATTGAACCCTCTACAGTAGCTGTAGAATTGCCTGTTACCCTCCCGTCCAAAACCTTGCCGCTGGACATCAGCTTCACGGGCAGTCTGCCGGGTTCACTGGTGCTCTCTAGGGTAACGCCTGAGCAGGATATGGTAACAGTGTACGGCAGTGCAGAGACCCTTAAGACCTTATCTTCGTATGAGGCTGTCCTGGATTTAAGCACTATCAAGAATGCGGGGACAGAGCAGATGAAGCTGGAGCTTAAGCCGCCCGAGGGTACCGGCAAGATTGAGCCTGCAGCAATGACTGTGGCGGTCTCAGCGGCGGAGATTACCGAGCGGACTCTCTCTGCTATTCCCATTAAGCTGGAGGGCGTCAGCAGCGGGCTGACAGCCCGTGTCATAGATCCTGGGGGTGCTACTATAGATCTGACCCTTTCAGGCGCGCCAACGCTGCTGGACCAGCTCGACCAGGATAGCATCAGCGTGGTTGCAGATGTAGTAGGGCTTACGGCTGGCGTTCACGATGTTACGCTGCAGGTCTCGCTCCCCCGGTTCATTACCCTGCAGAATGCCGCCTCGCAGCTTGTGGCGAAGGTGGAACTGTCGGCACCTGCTGCTCCAGCCGCGACTGCCGCGCCGGACAGCAGCCCGGCCTCATCATCGCCTACGCCGGAGCCCAGCGCTGAACCTGCATCAGGGGATGAGACGCTCGTAGAGCCGACCCCGGAGCATACCGGTGAGATTATAGAGGAGACTCCGGCACCGACACATATTCCGCTGGAGACTGCTGAACCAACGCCGCCTGCAAGCGGAAATAATGCCGACAGTACGGGCGGAACGTAA
- a CDS encoding radical SAM/SPASM domain-containing protein: protein MSGYRVSKYNIYLEMKRDQNKKLMIQGIRGAFDIVDHSIAEILEKGEADSSVLDAISIEDKEVLANRGYITTLTDEEEYKVIERISHTLNASSRKNLCITIMPTYNCNFRCEYCFEQNLLAKGKEFLNKKISVETVDAIFVQLAKYKAEGYKIGSVYLFGGEPLLKSSKDIVTYICEKCREMNIPISCISNGYFLDEYVDLINEYKFQKVQITIDGIGEEHDKRRFLVGGQGTYDRIKANISLALEKGNNISLRTNVNRKNTDSVKALIEEYQKEGWIGKPNFHYYFKTNIRCYEQEDENALSDVELMQQLGEYVGQGTDRFNLNSIYSGLAEGIRYMLQNNSYAPLRSGFCGANTGMYTIDPFGDIYPCWDVLSEADSRIGTVDVQQGEFVLTDVHSTWKDRTVDRISDCSKCRYMLFCGGGCSAQAKVMHNDMNQVYCDDFTALFDEVAVDLCEEYSAVPS, encoded by the coding sequence ATGTCCGGGTACAGAGTAAGCAAATACAACATTTATTTGGAAATGAAGCGGGATCAGAATAAAAAACTGATGATTCAGGGAATTCGCGGAGCCTTTGATATTGTGGATCATTCCATCGCTGAAATTCTGGAAAAAGGTGAAGCGGATAGCAGCGTGCTGGATGCCATCAGCATTGAGGACAAAGAGGTTCTGGCCAACAGAGGATATATTACCACTCTAACAGATGAGGAAGAGTATAAAGTGATTGAGAGAATCAGTCACACCTTGAACGCCAGCAGCCGAAAAAATTTATGTATTACCATCATGCCTACCTATAACTGCAATTTCAGATGTGAATATTGCTTTGAACAAAATTTGCTGGCTAAAGGTAAGGAGTTTCTTAATAAGAAAATATCAGTAGAAACAGTGGATGCGATCTTTGTCCAATTAGCTAAATATAAAGCTGAGGGTTATAAAATCGGGAGTGTCTACTTATTTGGCGGAGAGCCGCTTTTGAAAAGCAGTAAGGATATTGTAACTTACATATGCGAAAAATGCCGGGAAATGAATATTCCTATCAGTTGCATCAGCAACGGTTATTTTCTGGATGAATATGTCGATTTGATCAATGAATATAAGTTTCAAAAAGTTCAAATTACAATTGACGGAATCGGGGAAGAGCATGATAAGCGAAGATTTCTGGTAGGGGGACAGGGAACGTATGACAGAATAAAAGCCAACATCAGCTTAGCGTTGGAAAAAGGTAATAATATTTCATTGCGAACCAATGTCAACCGTAAGAATACCGATTCCGTAAAGGCTTTAATTGAAGAATATCAAAAAGAAGGCTGGATCGGCAAACCTAATTTTCATTATTATTTCAAGACAAATATCAGATGTTATGAGCAGGAGGACGAGAACGCCCTCTCTGATGTGGAATTGATGCAGCAGTTAGGAGAGTATGTAGGCCAGGGCACGGACCGCTTTAACCTGAACAGTATTTACAGCGGATTAGCCGAAGGGATTAGATATATGCTGCAAAATAACAGCTATGCACCGCTCCGTTCAGGTTTTTGCGGTGCAAATACAGGAATGTACACGATAGATCCATTTGGAGATATTTATCCTTGTTGGGATGTGTTATCCGAGGCGGACAGCCGTATTGGCACGGTAGATGTTCAGCAAGGAGAATTTGTCCTTACTGACGTACATAGTACCTGGAAAGACAGAACGGTAGACCGTATCAGCGATTGCAGCAAATGCAGATATATGCTGTTTTGCGGCGGCGGCTGCTCTGCCCAGGCTAAAGTAATGCACAATGACATGAATCAGGTGTATTGTGATGATTTTACTGCTCTTTTTGATGAGGTTGCCGTGGATCTGTGTGAAGAATATTCCGCTGTGCCATCATAG